In Colletotrichum lupini chromosome 6, complete sequence, a single window of DNA contains:
- a CDS encoding ABC transporter gives IDALTTVSLWSAISLSGGLDTDVSNLPLSKGQKQLLCLARAIVRKNSSKVLVLDEATSAVDQETEDMMARIIESEFVDHTIISVVHRPQALRGIDKIVTLQDGRVVSVGSAEN, from the coding sequence ATAGATGCCCTGACCACGGTCTCACTATGGTCAGCCATCTCCTTGAGTGGTGGTCTCGACACGGATGTTTCTAACCTACCACTGTCCAAGGGCCAAAAGCAGCTGTTGTGTCTAGCCCGGGCTATAGTCAGGAAGAATTCTAGCAAGGTCCTGGTACTTGATGAAGCTACCAGTGCCGTCGATCAAGAAACCGAAGACATGATGGCTAGGATCATCGAAAGCGAGTTCGTTGATCATACTATCATATCTGTGGTTCACCGTCCTCAGGCCCTCCGTGGCATCGATAAAATTGTCACCTTGCAGGACGGCCGAGTAGTAAGCGTGGGGTCTGCAGAGAACTAG
- a CDS encoding lectin yields the protein MTAACIRKRWPPKKHQNLQLEAASKVGRFKYRVIQTELSSININTLSSCEEWLKSPLLDCCPWRGSLQRPPLRIRPVEVPTVTPAQDLNAVVNTTGGKVNLDDDRHDCEELPKLTWYTSGTTDAHCGTGCQSKFGKCTTGSSSSGSGSTSTNGKVSSDGTCGGTAGYTCKGSTFGTCCSQWGYCGNTDAHCLNSCQSKFGDCSSVTNGGKTVSQDGTCGGTGGNTCRGSNFGDCCSQWGYCGSSTDHCSTGCQSSFGTCSASSGGGAAASSSAAQPASTGVKMSPDNTCGGSNGYTCPSGLCCSKNGYCNTGDDFCGFGCQTSFSPGTCSTCPGSACAGTVTSNPTCSANNGYCWTLSSKKFQIICGRLASGDYLGYVDATSLGDCISKCAANSACVAASFYQGSSTSCSLLRSYQGSAYGNSAGGQQNHAYVRGSSCG from the exons ATGACCGCCGCATGCATCCGCAAGCGATGGCCGCCCAAAAAGCACCAAAATCTCCAACTAGAGGCTGCCTCAAAAGTCGGGAGGTTTAAGTACCGTGTCATCCAGACTGAACTGTC GTCCATCAACATCAATACTTTGTCGTCTTGTGAAGAATGGTTAAAATCGCCATTGTTGGACTGCTGTCCTTGGCGGGGATCGCTGCAGCGGCCACCTCTCCGGATCAGACCTGTGGAGGTTCCAACAGTTACACCTGCCCAGGATCTCAATGCTGTAGTCAATACAACTGGTGGTAAGGTTAACCTCGATGATGATAGACATGACTGCGAAGAATTACCAAAGCTGACCTGGTACACTAGCGGAACAACTGACGCACACTGCGGAACAGGATGTCAATCCAAGTTCGGCAAATGCACCACTGGCTCTAGCAGCAGCGGGAGCGGCAGCACCAGCACTAACGGCAAGGTCAGCTCGGATGGCACCTGTGGCGGCACCGCGGGATACACCTGTAAGGGAAGCACTTTCGGAACCTGTTGCAGCCAGTGGGGATATTGCGGCAACACAGATGCCCATTGCCTCAACTCTTGCCAGTCAAAGTTTGGTGACTGCAGCTCCGTCACCAACGGTGGCAAGACGGTCAGCCAGGATGGAACCTGCGGTGGAACAGGTGGAAACACGTGTCGAGGTAGCAACTTCGGTGACTGCTGCAGTCAGTGGGGATATTGTGGCTCGTCTACCGATCACTGCAGCACCGGCTGCCAGTCATCCTTTGGAACCTGCTCTGCGTCCTCAGGCGGAGGGGCTGCAGCCTCTTCTTCAGCAGCGCAGCCTGCATCCACTGGCGTCAAGATGAGTCCAGACAACACTTGTGGTGGCTCCAATGGCTATACATGCCCTTCTGGCTTGTGTTG CTCGAAGAATGGATACTGCAACACCGGCGACGACTTCTGTGGCTTTGGATGCCAGACATCTTTTTCACCAGGGACGTGTTCAACCTGCCCAGGCTCAGCATGCGCAGGTACGGTGACCAGCAACCCAACTTGCTCCGCAAACAACGGCTACTGCTGGACATTGAGTTCGAAGAAGTTCCAGATCATTTGCGGAAGGCTTGCCTCCGGAGACTATCTTGGCTACGTCGATGCCACAAGCTTGGGTGATTGCATTTCGAAGTGTGCTGCAAACTCAGCGTGTGTCGCTGCTTCATTCTATCAGGGCAGTAGCACAAGCTGTAGTTTACTGAGAAGTTATCAAGGGTCTGCTTATGGTAACTCGGCAGGTGGTCAGCAGAACCATGCTTACGTCCGCGGTTCCAGCTGCGGGTGA
- a CDS encoding sugar transporter: MASPRGTPKKPVDNVAYVEDPADDGLKFSDAAVDAATRGQNISGYESLSIWETVKLFKIASVACFAAAFSAATDGYQIGMNASIVANKGFVHQFATLADASGKPYLDSPILSGWSSIMSVGQVLGMTTIPFLSSRFGRKVAMYTLWLVLAVSVAVESVARAWPAWLVAKLLAGVGVGCLQSTLPVYIAEVAPVRIRGGLLMCYSFWWTVGTFCAHVALQNLNKNEPYNYLNPIYTQWAQIGLMILIYVFLPESPAWCVNRGDESRAKKCLAWLYRGVPDFDLDRQYATLLMTVEHERSVAMEQKREKWTAIFRGTDGLRTLISLWTNLSQQFIGLTLFATFGTYFFQQAGLQDPFLIKVITSSINIATIIVTIFTADWLGRRWIACGGITLCWVSCAVIGIIGVIKQVRASTYVFVLFACFWNIGMTASGAAGWGFIGEISSQRLRPHTAGFGAACTCVIGIVMNVLVPYMVNANKWNWGLKTGWFYAGVGLPFVIGIWFLIPDTAGRSAAELDELFERKIKPWRFHKIQTATQTLVKQQESEHR, translated from the exons ATGGCATCTCCACGTGGAACTCCCAAGAAGCCGGTCGACAACGTGGCCTACGTTGAAGACCCGGCGGATGATGGCCTGAAATTCAGCGACGCAGCTGTCGACGCGGCAACCCGCGGCCAAAACATTTCGGGATACGAGTCTCTATCCATATGGGAGACGGTCAAGCTCTTCAAGATCGCCTCAGTTGCGTGCTTCGCGGCGGCCTTCAGCGCCGCCACTGATGGCTATCAAATCGG CATGAACGCCAGCATCGTAGCAAATAAGGGCTTTGTCCACCAATTCGCGACCCTTGCCGACGCCTCTGGAAAACCTTACCTTGACTCCCCCATCCTCTCGGGCTGGTCCTCCATCATGTCCGTCGGCCAGGTCCTTGGCATGACCACCATCCCCTTTCTCTCCTCTCGATTCGGCCGGAAGGTTGCCATGTATACCCTCTGGCTTGTCCTCGCCGTCAGCGTCGCCGTTGAGAGCGTCGCGCGCGCTTGGCCCGCCTGGCTCGTGGCAAAGCTCCTTGCCGGCGTCGGCGTCGGCTGCCTACAGTCGACCCTCCCCGTCTACATCGCCGAGGTCGCACCTGTTCGGATCCGCGGCGGCCTGCTCATGTGCTACTCCTTCTGGTGGACCGTTGGCACCTTCTGCGCCCACGTCGCGCTACAGAACCTGAACAAGAACGAGCCATACAACTACTTGAACCCTATATACACGCAATGGGCGCAAATTGGCCTCATGATCCTCATATACGTCTTTCTGCCCGAATCCCCAGCTTGGTGCGTCAATCGTGGCGATGAGTCGCGCGCAAAGAAGTGTCTCGCCTGGTTATATCGCGGCGTTCCCGATTTCGACCTCGACCGACAGTACGCAACGTTGCTGATGACGGTGGAGCACGAGCGTTCCGTAGCGATGGAGCAGAAACGCGAGAAGTGGACGGCGATATTCCGGGGCACCGACGGACTGCGGACGCTGATCTCCCTCTGGACAAACCTGTCGCAACAGTTTATCGGCCTCACACTGTTTGCGACCTTTGGGACATATTTCTTCCAGCAGGCGGGGCTACAGGACCCGTTCCTTATCAAGGTCATCACATCGTCGATCAACATTGCCACAATTATCGTGACTATTTTCACGGCTGATTGGCTTGGTAGACGGTGGATCGCGTGCGGAGGCATCACGCTGTGCTGGGTCTCTTGCGCAGTCATCGGCATCATCGGCGTGATAAAGCAGGTCAGGGCGTCGACATATGTATTCGTGCTGTTCGCCTGCTTTTGGA ATATTGGCATGACGGCTAGCGGGGCGGCCGGTTGGGGATTCATCGGCGAGATCTCGTCGCAGCGGCTACGCCCCCACACAGCCGGCTTCGGTGCCGCGTGTACCTGTGTCATTGGTATCGTCATGAACGTTCTAGTGCCTTATA TGGTCAACGCCAATAAGTGGAACTGGGGTCTCAAAACAGGCTGGTTCTATGCTGGCGTTGGGCTGCCTTTCGTGATTGGCATCTGGTTCCTTATCCCCGATACCGCCGG ACGATCCGCAGCCGAGCTGGACGAGCTCTTTGAAAGAAAGATCAAACCGTGGCGGTTCCACAAGATTCAGACGGCCACACAGACTTTGGTCAAGCAACAGGAGTCGGAGCATCGCTGA
- a CDS encoding cellobiose dehydrogenase precursor, producing MYENKEVTIPIFSHGPLNLLLVTESFVLLEYLAQLRFCFGTNILFEYPGIANYDFNSTYDNPSPDDAAAYLSPDINPIFWDAVKGEDGIERWFEWTSYVGGPHKGKTYTALGLGKTSSGRTTINSSLIMNVSVFSYFNDEGDHDFETVVATVSGVVKAISSIPRATMINPAPSQDVRDYVQKLFVDIGRTANHWVGTTRLGTDSALEGGKPVVDLNAQVYGTKNLHIVDAGILNGIFTANPQAGIVIAAEKVAKEIIRLHG from the exons ATGTATGAAAATAAGGAGGTGACTATTCCGATCTTTTCACATGGACCGTTAAACTTGCTGTTGGTGACCGAGTCATTCGTTCTGCTGGAGTATTTGGCTCAGCTAAGATTCTGTTTCGGA ACAAACATTCTCTTCGAGTACCCAGGCATAGCCAACTATGACTTCAATAGCACTTACGACAATCCCAGTCCGGATGACGCTGCAGCATACCTAT CCCCAGACATCAACCCCATCTTCTGGGATGCGGTCAAAGGAGAGGATGGCATCGAAAGATGGTTTGAATGGACGAGCTATGTTGGCGGGCCGCATAAAGGCAAGACATACA CTGCCCTTGGACTCGGCAAGACTTCGAGTGGTCGCACCACAATCAACTCGTCCCTCATCATGAACGTCAGTGTGTTTTCTTACTTCAATGACGAAGGGGATCACGACTTTGAGACTGTTGTAGCCACAGTCAGTGGAGTTGTCAAGGCAATTTCATCCATTCCTCGCGCTACAATGATCAACCCCGCCCCTAGTCAAGACGTGCGAGACTACGTCCAAAAG TTGTTTGTGGATATTGGCCGTACTGCCAATCACTGGGTTGGAACCACCCGTCTTGGAACCGACTCTGCTCTGGAAGGTGGTAAACCCGTCGTTGATCTCAACGCGCAAGTCTATGGAACGAAAAACCTGCACATTGTTGACGCAGGAATACTCAATGGGATTTTCACTGCGAATCCGCAAGCTGGAATTGTTATTGCTGCCGAGAAAGTAGCCAAAGAGATTATCAGATTGCATGGATAA
- a CDS encoding ABC transporter, with protein MDNFTTIAECEGSFGPDATVCSDRFDFTLLFEQSIMNIGPSAVLLLALPFRLQQLLHQRRKVLRHPLNVAKIATCIVFGGLQIALLALWTQTPLSNRVSIAAAVLGILDALALTLLSHAEHLRSIRPSTTICVYLAFSLIFDAVQCRTLWLLPGLQNLASVSCAALAMKLTMFLLEVQGKRTFLLAALRHLSPEATSGIIGRGFFWWLNSLLGKGFKATLSPSTLYDIDDDMRSEPLLQNLNIAWNERRGHGKRALLRSIFSTTKMAFLVTAVPRLFLIGFKFSQPFLINRIIKYVDGDRGSDSKSVGYGLIAATGLVYLGNALSTGFYQHKLFRYITIIRGSLVSLIMSNNLELDTAKATDPSAPLTLVSTDVRTICRSFETIHEVWANPIEIGIAIWLLQRQLGLGSVGPAVTIIACTIGMARLSKLMPRASKIWNEEIQKRITVTSEVLGAIKETKMLGMVDFLQRAIQDLRVAELRRAKQYRRFITYMNMLGNAPSMIGPVVTFGLAILAQKINAGLSLSIATVFTSLTIIDLIAGPLAQLITSVPSLVASLGSFERIQAFVEQGRPSTVTDPDYLEAASHSDGLGHAGTDHGIEMDTIRPQTSSKPSSEQRDIATVQNGSFWLKADEEPILRDINLHIAPSTMTTVIGRIGSGKTTLLRGLLGELPTSGSVKTLGGPVAYCAQTTWLTTATVKENILGETPTDEDWYERVVHACALVPDFSQLANGDHTVVGSKGQSLSGGQKQRVALARAVFSRKPVLVVDDALSGLDNATQTHIWDCLFSPRGLVRQYGATVILTTHSLKYLKFANQILILGDDGYIASQGNFDTIRESAYLQSLSFVDAQPSDAKDAETISVAGFRQQSQPQTKGVEAESEQDLLRKAGDTTLYWYYLKSIGWWYGSAGAISLILDCFFRVFPQIWLKIWTEEDARTGSSDTGFYFGVYSAISVVGLFVIGVNIWYIAKAYSCRLIIPALLTEAYRIMFVLIVPKSSQSLHWTLLQSVMRRMPNMFYRFSQDLSHIDRDLPTALFMTSIGAVLIVIGAKYLAAVIPFALLALYCLQAFYLRTSRQMRFLDLQAQAPLLTKLIETIDGLSTIRAFGWQTAFRETSLELLDESQRPYYLMFCIQRWLTLVLDILVGAIAVLLVSMAMMIPDATSTGAIAIALYNVLNFNQSLATLITSWTELETSLGAISRLRSFVSRTPIEPTAEVLDKIPRQWPAQGQVEIQNITVSYSAETRPVLKGVSLSIQPGEKVAICGRTGSGKSTLTLSIFKLLGLDAGKILIDGVDIGSVPNDVLRRSLIAIPQEPLLLPRSLRTNLFPFSDDTTAGDAPSDADVRPRRLGLVS; from the exons ATGGACAACTTCACGACCATCGCCGAATGCGAGGGGTCTTTTGGCCCCGATGCAACCGTATGCAGCGATCGATTTGACTTCACCCTACTCTTCGAACAATCTATCATGAACATTGGTCCGTCTGCAGTATTGCTTCTGGCCCTCCCCTTCCGGCTACAGCAGCTTCTTCATCAACGCCGCAAAGTCCTACGACATCCCTTGAATGTCGCAAAGATCGCCACCTGCATCGTCTTTGGCGGACTTCAGATCGCCTTGCTCGCGCTATGGACGCAAACACCGCTCTCCAACCGCGTCTCTATCGCTGCCGCAGTCCTCGGCATTCTAGACGCCTTGGCCCTCACTCTCCTCAGCCATGCAGAACATCTCCGATCCATTCGACCGTCCACCACGATCTGTGTCTACCTGGCGTTCTCGCTCATCTTTGACGCCGTACAATGCCGCACACTATGGCTGCTTCCCGGATTGCAAAACTTGGCCAGCGTCTCCTGCGCAGCGCTGGCAATGAAGTTGACGATGTTTCTTCTCGAAGTGCAAGGCAAACGCACATTCCTCCTCGCTGCTCTGCGCCACTTGAGCCCCGAGGCCACGAGCGGCATCATCGGCCGCGGTTTCTTTTGGTGGCTCAACAGCCTGCTAGGAAAAGGATTCAAGGCCACCTTATCTCCGTCGACACTCTACGACATAGATGATGATATGCGGTCCGAGCCCCTGCTCCAGAACCTCAACATCGCGTGGAATGAACGACGAGGACATGGGAAGCGGGCCCTATTACGCTCGATCTTCAGCACGACGAAGATGGCTTTTTTGGTAACAGCTGTACCCAGACTCTTCCTGATTGGATTTAAGTTCTCGCAACCGTTTCTCATCAACCGAATCATCAAATACGTCGATGGGGACCGCGGATCTGATTCCAAATCTGTTGGGTACGGTTTGATAGCTGCGACGGGCTTAGTCTACCTGGGCAATGCG TTGTCGACAGGTTTCTACCAGCACAAGCTCTTCCGTTATATCACGATAATCCGTGGATCTTTGGTTTCCCTCATCATGTCCAATAACCTCGAGTTAGACACAGCGAAGGCCACCGATCCGTCTGCGCCATTGACCTTGGTCAGCACCGACGTGAGAACCATTTGCAGGTCGTTCGAAACGATTCATGAGGTGTGGGCAAATCCCATCGAGATAGGCATTGCCATATGGCTACTTCAAAGACAGCTTGGTCTTGGAAGCGTTGGACCGGCTGTAACCATTATCG CTTGCACAATTGGTATGGCGAGGTTGTCGAAACTTATGCCTCGAGCCTCGAAGATTTGGAACGAAGAAATTCAAAAGCGCATTACAGTCACTTCAGAAGTTCTTGGTGCAATTAAGGAGACGAAGATGCTAGGAATGGTAGACTTCCTTCAGCGTGCGATTCAAGACCTGAGAGTGGCAGAGCTGCGCAGAGCAAAGCAGTATCGCCGGTTCATCACTTATATGAACATGCTCG GCAACGCTCCATCAATGATCGGTCCTGTTGTCACGTTTGGCCTTGCCATCCTTGCGCAGAAGATCAACGCCGGGTTGTCACTCTCTATCGCCACTGTCTTCACTTCTCTGACCATCATCGACTTAATTGCTGGGCCTCTTGCGCAGCTCATCACCTCGGTACCGAGCTTAGTGGCATCTTTGGGAAGTTTTGAGAGGATTCAGGCCTTCGTTGAACAGGGTAGGCCATCAACGGTCACAGATCCTGATTATCTTGAAGCTGCAAGCCACTCTGACGGCCTTGGGCATGCCGGAACTGATCATGGCATAGAGATGGATACGATACGGCCGCAAACGTCGTCCAAGCCATCTTCCGAGCAGAGAGATATCGCGACAGTTCAAAACGGTTCGTTCTGGCTCAAGGCTGACGAGGAACCCATTCTGCGCGATATCAACCTCCACATTGCCCCTTCCACCATGACTACCGTGATTGGCAGAATTGGCTCGGGGAAGACCACCCTTCTTCGGGGACTCCTCGGCGAACTTCCGACCAGCGGATCGGTCAAGACTCTTGGAGGTCCTGTAGCGTATTGTGCTCAGACAACCTGGCTGACGACAGCAACCGTCAAGGAAAATATTCTCGGTGAGACACCGACTGATGAGGACTGGTACGAAAGGGTGGTGCACGCTTGCGCTCTCGTACCCGACTTCTCTCAGCTAGCAAACGGAGATCACACAGTGGTTGGAAGCAAAGGCCAATCCCTGAGCGGAGGTCAAAAGCAACGGGTT GCTCTAGCGCGAGCAGTATTCTCTAGGAAGCCTGTCCTAGTTGTTGATGATGCGTTGAGCGGGCTGGACAACGCTACCCAGACTCACATCTGGGACTGTCTTTTCAGTCCACGAGGACTTGTCCGCCAATATGGGGCAACCGTGATCCTAACAACACACTCAC TGAAATATCTCAAATTTGCGAATCAAATCCTCATCCTAGGCGATGACGGATATATTGCGAGCCAAGGCAATTTTGACACTATTCGGGAGAGCGCCTATCTTCAGAGCCTTTCTTTCGTGGATGCGCAGCCCAGTGATGCAAAGGACGCTGAGACTATTTCAGTCGCAGGATTTCGACAGCAAAGTCAACCACAAACCAAAGGGGTAGAGGCTGAATCAGAGCAGGACCTCTTGAGAAAGGCGGGTGACACTACCCTCTACTGGTACTACCTGAAGTCCATCGGTTGGTGGTATGGCTCCGCCGGTGCGATATCCTTGATTCTTGACTGCTTCTTCCGAGTCTTCCCTC AAATTTGGCTCAAGATCTGGACGGAGGAGGACGCAAGGACCGGTTCATCAGATACAGGCTTCTACTTCGGAGTCTACTCTGCGATTTCTGTCGTGGGCTTGTTTGTTATCGGCGTCAATATCTGGTACATTGCCAAAGCATATTCCTGCCGACTGATAATCCCGGCTCTGCTAACAGAAGCCTACAGGATCATGTTTGTTCTAATCGTGCCTAAGTCTTCTCAAAGCTTGCACTGGACACTTCTCCAGTCTGTCATGAGGCGG ATGCCTAACATGTTCTACAGGTTCAGTCAGGACTTGTCTCACATTGACCGAGATCTTCCTACAGCGTTGTTCATGACCTCAATCG GAGCTGTCCTGATTGTCATTGGTGCCAAATATCTTGCAGCTGTCATCCCGTTCGCCTTGCTCGCTCTCTACTGCCTACAGGCTTTCTACCTCAGAACTTCTCGCCAGATGCGATTCCTCGATCTTCAGGCGCAGGCTCCTCTTCTGACCAAGTTGATCGAGACCATCGATGGCCTGTCAACCATCCGCGCCTTCGGCTGGCAAACTGCCTTCCGAGAAACTTCACTTGAACTCTTGGATGAGTCCCAACGGCCGTACTACCTGATGTTTTGCATCCAGCGCTGGCTCACTCTGGTTCTCGACATTCTTGTCGGTGCTATTGCAGTATTGCTGGTCTCAATGGCCATGATGATACCGGACGCTACTAGCACCGGAGCCATTGCCATTGCGCTCTACAATGTGCTCAACTTCAACCAATCTCTGGCAACTCTGATTACCTCTTGGACAGAGCTCGAAACATCCCTAGGAGCAATCTCGCGTTTGCGATCCTTCGTATCTCGAACACCAATCGAACCAACGGCTGAAGTGCTTGACAAAATCCCACGCCAATGGCCTGCACAGGGCCAGGTCGAGATACAGAATATCACGGTGTCTTACTCCGCGGAAACGAGACCGGTACTCAAGGGAGTTTCGCTATCTATCCAGCCAGGAGAGAAGGTTGCCATCTGCGGGCGCACAGGCAGTGGCAAATCGACCCTCACTCTCTCTATCTTCAAACTTCTTGGCCTCGACGCAGGGAAAATCCTGATCGATGGTGTTGACATTGGCAGTGTTCCAAACGATGTGCTCCGCCGATCACTCATCGCCATCCCGCAGGAGCCGCTCCTCTTGCCCAGAAGCCTGCGCACGAATCTGTTCCCCTTTAGCGACGACACAACCGCAGGCGATGCGCCGTCCGATGCTGATgtcaggcctcgccggtTAGGCCTCGtcagttaa
- a CDS encoding FAD binding domain-containing protein: protein MDQYSISGFLRSTVLDCSSEVASGQGNIKDKLTAYHRKSAFVFTSVSATHSPSMMKSTIMAMSTAAALFEIASAATCYSQSTACCLKLNKAPGLAGKIYFPNSTEYVERMDSYWSITAALDPWCIAQPSTAEDVSTIITTLAASNCTFGVRGGGHGSFAGSNSVNDGVTIDFGFFNSTTYNPDTKIASIGPGGHWQTVYDTLAPYGVVVTGGRAGTVGTGGFILGGGNSFHSASHGFACDQVANFEVVLADGSIVNANATSNPDLWQGLKGTGANLGLVTRFDMYAIDFPDPTKPVVWGGNLIYDLESGPKVIDALVEFTENVHKDENSSSIVYWAYLPQLGGMILNAAIENTLAEVAPPAFDAYYAAGNITQDTTKVDLISIVANELGSGQPAGFRNAWFTLAFDNDARIMNYAVEKFYNLNADLEKAVGADSGFNTLCMFQPITKSIVDKGIAMGGNSMGLDHYITRGNGIMFLITFAVNGAENETISFPYIQAYTEDVEAYAASLDLNWGWIFLNYAHKVQDVISSYGEASIERLRAASTKYDPTGVFQNLRHSGFKIPF, encoded by the exons ATGGACCAATATTCCATTTCGGGCTTCTTGCGGTCCACCGTGCTGGATTGCAGCTCCGAGGTTGCTTCAGGACAGGGTAATATAAAGGACAAGCTGACGGCTTATCACAGAAAGTCTGCCTTCGTGTTCACATCTGTCAGTGCAACCCACTCCC CCTCCATGATGAAGTCTACCATCATGGCAATGAGCACTGCAGCAGCTTTGTTCGAAATCGCGTCTGCTGCGACTTGCTACTCACAGTCAACGGCATGC TGCTTGAAATTGAACAAGGCCCCAGGACTCGCTGGCAAGATCTACTTCCCCAACTCCACCGAGTATGTGGAACGTATGGACTCGTACTGGTCCATCACCGCTGCCCTGGACCCTTGGTGTATCGCACAGCCCTCAACAGCCGAGGATGTCTCGACCATCATCACCACCCTCGCTGCGTCTAACTGCACATTCGGCGTTCGCGGCGGTGGCCATGGCTCCTTCGCTGGATCCAACAGTGTCAACGATGGTGTCACCATTGACTTTGGCTTCTTCAACAGCACCACCTACAACCCCGACACCAAGATCGCCTCCATTGGACCCGGCGGTCACTGGCAGACTGTCTACGACACCCTTGCCCCGTATGGAGTTGTCGTCACGGGTGGCCGTGCTGGCACCGTCGGAACTGGAGGCTTCATTCTCGGCGGCGGCAACTCTTTCCACTCGGCGTCTCATGGTTTCGCATGTGACCAAGTTGCCAACTTTGAGGTGGTCCTTGCTGATGGATCCATCGTTAATGCCAATGCCACTTCCAACCCTGATCTGTGGCAAGGCCTCAAAGGAACCGGCGCCAACCTTGGTCTTGTCACCCGCTTCGACATGTACGCCATTGACTTTCCCGACCCAACAAAGCCGGTAGTCTGGGGAGGCAACCTCATCTACGACTTGGAGTCCGGGCCCAAAGTCATCGATGCCCTCGTTGAGTTCACGGAGAACGTCCACAAGGACGAGAACAGCTCTTCCATCGTCTACTGGGCGTACCTCCCCCAGCTCGGCGGTATGATCCTCAACGCCGCTATCGAGAACACCTTGGCCGAGGTTGCGCCCCCTGCCTTTGACGCTTACTATGCGGCTGGCAACATTACCCAGGACACTACCAAGGTCGACTTAATTTCCATCGTCGCAAACGAACTCGGTTCCGGTCAGCCCGCCGGCTTCCGCAACGCCTGGTTCACGCTCGCATTTGACAACGATGCTCGGATCATGAACTACGCCGTCGAGAAGTTCTACAACCTGAACGCGGATCTCGAGAAGGCCGTCGGTGCTGACTCAGGCTTCAACACCCTCTGCATGTTCCAGCCCATCACCAAGTCCATCGTCGACAAGGGCATCGCCATGGGTGGGAACAGCATGGGGCTGGACCACTACATCACCAGAGGCAACGGCATCATGTTCCTCATTACCTTCGCCGTCAACGGAGCTGAGAATGAAACCATTTCCTTCCCGTACATCCAGGCTTACACAGAGGACGTCGAGGCTTATGCTGCGTCTTTGGACTTGAACTGGGGTTGGATCTTCCTCAACTATGCTCACAAGGTACAAGATGTTATCTCGTCGTACGGTGAGGCTTCCATCGAGAGGCTGAGGGCCGCTTCTACCAAGTACGATCCTACTGGTGTTTTCCAGAACCTTCGTCACTCAGGCTTCAAGATTCCCTTCTAG